From a single Arcobacter sp. CECT 8986 genomic region:
- a CDS encoding ferritin family protein, which translates to MNVYDYAMKVEKDGEAYYNYLASKAPNDGLKRVFNILADAEVQHYNVFKSMKEKDGQDFKSINISTDTKTIFETLNEQRDKVSFNAEQVKFYEEAIKREEDSYQFYLDKANEIEDEDERAAFIDIAKEEEKHKAILEEIIHFIQEPYNWVASAEF; encoded by the coding sequence ATGAATGTCTATGATTATGCAATGAAAGTAGAAAAAGATGGTGAAGCTTATTATAACTATTTAGCTTCTAAAGCTCCAAATGATGGCTTAAAAAGAGTCTTTAATATTTTAGCAGATGCAGAAGTACAACACTACAATGTATTTAAAAGTATGAAAGAAAAAGATGGCCAAGATTTTAAATCAATAAATATCTCAACTGATACAAAAACAATATTTGAAACTCTAAATGAACAAAGAGACAAAGTAAGTTTTAATGCTGAACAAGTTAAGTTTTATGAAGAAGCAATAAAAAGAGAAGAAGATTCATATCAATTCTATTTAGACAAAGCAAATGAGATTGAAGATGAAGATGAAAGAGCTGCTTTTATAGATATAGCAAAAGAAGAAGAAAAACATAAAGCTATTCTAGAAGAGATTATTCACTTTATTCAAGAACCATACAATTGGGTAGCAAGTGCAGAATTTTAA
- a CDS encoding acyl-[acyl-carrier-protein] thioesterase, producing MNNYFDKEFELRFFEMNRLGEASPITVLMLLQETAAEHCDYAGHNLLSLMSENLGWVLLSGVMQMYRYPLYKEKIIIRTWISKYYAVRGVRENIIYDKDYNIIGRARGLWLFYDIKRRRPRKIEPDFLEIWSSYKQISLNKSLTNKIEPLNSFEYQKEFKVNKYDTDTNKHVNNLRYLQWLLESLPDDIQNNYYLYFIDGHFISEAQYGDVILSSTKKDSVDNSFIHTIKIKDTNKVCATGKTVWKKLNR from the coding sequence ATGAATAACTATTTTGATAAAGAGTTTGAACTAAGATTTTTTGAGATGAATAGATTAGGAGAGGCTTCACCTATTACTGTATTGATGTTACTTCAAGAAACTGCTGCTGAACATTGTGATTATGCAGGCCATAATCTTTTATCTTTAATGTCTGAAAATTTAGGATGGGTATTGTTATCTGGAGTAATGCAGATGTATCGTTATCCTTTATATAAAGAAAAAATTATTATTAGAACTTGGATATCAAAATATTATGCAGTAAGAGGAGTTAGAGAAAATATTATTTATGATAAAGATTATAATATCATAGGAAGAGCGAGAGGTTTATGGCTTTTTTATGATATAAAAAGAAGAAGACCTAGAAAAATAGAACCTGACTTTTTAGAAATATGGTCATCATATAAACAAATATCTTTAAATAAAAGCTTAACAAATAAAATAGAGCCTCTTAACTCTTTTGAGTATCAAAAAGAGTTCAAAGTAAATAAATATGATACTGATACAAATAAACACGTAAATAATCTTAGATATCTTCAATGGTTACTTGAATCACTACCTGATGATATACAAAATAATTACTATTTGTACTTTATTGATGGGCATTTTATCTCTGAGGCACAATATGGTGATGTTATTTTATCTTCTACAAAAAAAGATAGTGTTGATAACTCATTTATTCATACTATAAAAATAAAAGATACAAATAAAGTTTGTGCCACAGGAAAAACTGTATGGAAAAAACTAAATAGATAG
- the purH gene encoding bifunctional phosphoribosylaminoimidazolecarboxamide formyltransferase/IMP cyclohydrolase encodes MRALISVSDKSGVENFAKELVSLGYEIISTGGTYKKLQEAGIAVIEANEVTKFPECFEGRVKTLNPYIHGGILHRRDKQSHLDQAKELGVEGIDLVCVNLYPFKATIEKTDDFEEIIENIDIGGPAMVRSAAKNHDSVIIVTDVADYDLVLENLKNDTNTVEFRRDLMIKAYEHTAAYDAMIANYMNKRFNNGMGAKQFIVGTKVFDTRYGENPHQKGALYEFDRQFTDKFITVKGEASFNNMGDISGAAKIAASFGDDNAVCIVKHGNPCGFAIKDTLLESYTEALKCDPVSAFGGVVAVNGVVELELAKKMNEIFLEVVFAADFTPDAVEELSRKKRIKLFKQGTTKLELSNDAHNFKMVDGGFVYQDSDKVEEDEVKTAELKSKREATEQEIKDMEIAVKVAAGTKSNCVVYIKNSAMVAVGMGMTSRVDAAKAALRKAEDLGIDVSGSVLASEAFFPFRDSIDAAQEAGVKCVIEPGGSIRDDEIIEAANEFGMALYFTGKRHFLH; translated from the coding sequence ATGAGAGCATTAATCAGTGTAAGTGATAAAAGTGGTGTTGAGAATTTTGCAAAAGAATTAGTATCATTAGGTTATGAAATAATCTCTACTGGTGGTACTTATAAAAAACTTCAAGAAGCAGGAATCGCAGTAATTGAAGCAAATGAAGTTACAAAATTCCCAGAATGTTTTGAAGGAAGAGTAAAAACTTTAAATCCATATATTCATGGTGGTATTTTACATAGAAGAGATAAACAATCTCACCTTGACCAAGCAAAAGAACTTGGAGTTGAAGGTATTGATTTAGTATGTGTAAATTTATATCCATTTAAAGCAACTATTGAAAAAACAGACGATTTTGAAGAAATTATAGAAAATATTGATATTGGTGGACCTGCAATGGTTAGAAGTGCAGCTAAAAACCATGATAGTGTAATTATTGTAACTGATGTTGCTGATTATGATTTAGTATTAGAAAACTTAAAAAATGATACAAATACAGTTGAATTTAGAAGAGATTTAATGATTAAAGCATATGAGCATACTGCTGCATATGATGCAATGATTGCTAATTATATGAATAAAAGATTCAACAATGGTATGGGTGCAAAACAGTTTATTGTTGGAACTAAAGTATTTGATACTAGATATGGTGAAAACCCACATCAAAAAGGTGCATTATACGAATTTGATAGACAATTTACAGATAAATTTATAACTGTAAAAGGTGAAGCAAGTTTTAATAATATGGGTGATATTAGTGGTGCTGCTAAAATCGCTGCTTCTTTTGGTGATGATAATGCTGTATGTATTGTAAAACATGGTAATCCTTGTGGATTTGCTATTAAAGATACATTATTAGAAAGTTATACTGAAGCATTAAAATGTGACCCAGTTTCTGCATTTGGTGGTGTTGTTGCTGTTAATGGAGTAGTTGAGTTAGAATTAGCTAAAAAAATGAATGAAATTTTCTTAGAAGTTGTATTTGCAGCAGACTTTACACCTGATGCAGTTGAAGAGTTAAGTAGAAAGAAAAGAATTAAATTATTCAAACAAGGTACAACAAAATTAGAGCTATCAAATGATGCCCACAACTTCAAAATGGTTGATGGTGGATTTGTATATCAAGACTCTGATAAAGTTGAAGAAGATGAAGTTAAAACAGCAGAACTTAAATCAAAAAGAGAAGCAACAGAGCAAGAGATAAAAGATATGGAAATCGCTGTAAAAGTTGCAGCTGGAACAAAATCTAACTGTGTAGTTTATATTAAAAACTCAGCAATGGTAGCAGTTGGTATGGGTATGACTTCAAGAGTTGATGCTGCAAAAGCTGCATTAAGAAAAGCAGAAGATTTAGGTATTGATGTAAGTGGTTCAGTTCTAGCTTCTGAAGCATTCTTCCCATTTAGAGACTCAATTGACGCTGCACAAGAAGCAGGTGTTAAATGTGTAATTGAACCAGGTGGTTCTATTAGAGATGATGAAATTATTGAAGCAGCTAATGAATTTGGTATGGCTTTATACTTCACAGGAAAAAGACACTTTTTACACTAA
- the purL gene encoding phosphoribosylformylglycinamidine synthase subunit PurL: MQHKEMNIEEIALAHSLSLEELDQIRDILGREPNHVEIGIFSAMWSEHCSYKSSKKYLNGFPTKAPWVIQGPGENAGVIDIGDGYAAVFKMESHNHPSFIEPYQGAATGVGGILRDVFTMGARPVANMNSIRFAGIEGNSDIAKKHRFLLRGVVAGIGGYGNCMGVPTIGGETTFEECYAGNNLVNAFTLGIAKADEIFYGKAEGIGNPVMYVGSKTGRDGLGGAVMSSASFDEDSESKRPTVQVGDPFTEKLLLEACLELFKEDLIIGIQDMGAAGLTSSSFEMAGRSDSGMIMHLDKVPARETGMTPYDFMLSESQERMLICAKKGTEDRIIEIFQKWELDVAVIGEVTGTGNMELFWHGEKCAEVPVQPVSEQAPILDRPTKEPEYLKDIKNIKLDKNISNQEAFDAMFSDMEVVDKAWVYDQYDSMVQTNTVKGPGKLDGSSIRVKETGKALAMSADCNTRFCYIDPKLGASAAVMESGRNVAMTGAMPKAITDCLNFGNPENPEVMWQFAQSCEGIKDACRELITPVIGGNVSLYNETNGVGVFPTPSIAMVGVNDDANKVVPSALKSDANLLYILGETKSEFGGSLYMKKMYNEVAGTHPEVDFEKELKLWNTVIEANKQSLVESAKDVNVGGIAVSLAKMAVVGNKGVEVNVKLDDSKDIFSETLSRAIVEVKPSNKEAFETVANENEIKFEEIGTVKSGMISINDIRVTLTEASDIYYNKFKRVIEQDL, translated from the coding sequence ATGCAACATAAAGAGATGAATATTGAAGAGATAGCCTTAGCGCACTCTTTATCACTTGAAGAATTAGATCAAATTCGAGATATTTTAGGAAGAGAACCAAATCACGTTGAGATTGGTATCTTCTCTGCTATGTGGAGTGAGCACTGCTCATATAAATCAAGTAAAAAATATTTAAATGGTTTTCCTACGAAAGCTCCTTGGGTTATCCAAGGTCCAGGAGAAAATGCTGGTGTTATTGATATCGGAGATGGATATGCAGCAGTATTTAAAATGGAATCTCACAATCACCCTTCATTTATTGAACCATACCAAGGTGCAGCTACGGGAGTTGGTGGTATTCTAAGAGATGTATTTACAATGGGTGCTAGACCTGTTGCAAATATGAACTCTATTAGATTTGCAGGAATTGAAGGTAATAGTGATATTGCTAAAAAACACAGATTTTTATTAAGAGGTGTTGTTGCTGGTATTGGTGGTTATGGTAACTGTATGGGTGTACCAACTATCGGTGGAGAAACAACATTTGAAGAGTGTTATGCTGGAAACAACCTTGTAAATGCATTTACTTTAGGTATTGCTAAAGCTGATGAAATTTTCTATGGAAAAGCTGAAGGTATTGGAAACCCAGTTATGTATGTAGGTTCTAAAACTGGTAGAGATGGTCTTGGTGGAGCTGTTATGTCAAGTGCATCATTTGATGAAGATAGTGAATCAAAAAGACCAACAGTACAAGTGGGTGACCCATTTACTGAAAAACTACTTTTAGAAGCATGCTTAGAGTTATTTAAAGAAGATTTAATTATCGGTATTCAAGATATGGGTGCAGCTGGTCTTACTTCATCTTCATTTGAAATGGCAGGTAGAAGTGATAGTGGTATGATAATGCATCTAGATAAAGTTCCAGCAAGAGAAACTGGAATGACTCCTTATGATTTTATGCTATCTGAATCTCAAGAAAGAATGCTTATTTGTGCTAAAAAAGGTACAGAAGATAGAATTATTGAAATATTTCAAAAATGGGAATTAGATGTAGCTGTTATTGGTGAAGTAACTGGTACTGGAAATATGGAATTATTCTGGCATGGTGAAAAATGTGCAGAAGTACCTGTTCAACCAGTAAGTGAACAAGCACCAATTTTAGATAGACCAACAAAAGAACCAGAATATTTAAAAGATATCAAAAATATTAAATTAGACAAAAATATTTCAAATCAAGAAGCTTTCGATGCAATGTTCAGTGATATGGAAGTTGTAGATAAAGCATGGGTTTATGACCAATATGATTCAATGGTACAAACAAATACTGTAAAAGGTCCTGGTAAATTAGATGGATCTTCAATCAGAGTAAAAGAGACTGGAAAAGCTTTAGCTATGTCTGCTGATTGTAATACAAGATTTTGTTATATTGATCCAAAACTAGGTGCAAGTGCAGCTGTAATGGAATCAGGAAGAAATGTTGCTATGACTGGTGCTATGCCAAAAGCAATTACTGATTGTCTAAACTTTGGTAACCCAGAAAATCCAGAAGTAATGTGGCAATTTGCTCAATCTTGTGAAGGTATTAAAGATGCTTGTAGAGAATTAATTACTCCTGTAATTGGTGGAAATGTATCTTTATACAATGAAACAAATGGTGTTGGTGTTTTCCCAACTCCTTCAATTGCAATGGTTGGTGTAAATGATGATGCAAATAAAGTTGTTCCTTCAGCTTTAAAATCAGATGCTAACTTACTATATATTTTAGGTGAAACTAAATCAGAATTTGGTGGAAGTTTATATATGAAAAAAATGTATAACGAAGTTGCTGGAACTCACCCAGAAGTAGATTTTGAAAAAGAATTAAAACTTTGGAATACAGTAATTGAAGCAAATAAACAAAGTTTAGTTGAGTCTGCAAAAGATGTTAATGTTGGTGGTATTGCTGTATCATTAGCAAAAATGGCTGTTGTTGGAAACAAAGGTGTAGAGGTAAATGTTAAACTTGATGATTCAAAAGATATTTTCTCAGAAACTTTAAGTAGAGCAATAGTAGAAGTTAAACCTTCTAATAAAGAAGCATTTGAAACAGTTGCAAATGAGAATGAAATTAAATTTGAAGAGATTGGAACAGTTAAATCTGGAATGATTTCTATAAATGATATTAGAGTTACGTTAACAGAAGCAAGTGATATATATTATAATAAATTCAAAAGAGTAATCGAGCAGGATTTATAA
- a CDS encoding L,D-transpeptidase family protein, giving the protein MRILGTFLLITTFLFADLIDVYRTQGIEAVKEKLESQLRTQTYWEKYLENKDIQYGYYESTKYLIVVDKDSKKLKLLKKVDNGFSQMADDNVIIGERPGDKKREGDLKTPEGVYKLTNKLTKLDPFYGPLALVTSYPNMYDKILNKDGHGIWIHGMPLNENREDYTKGCIALDNINLEKLEQSIDLDKSIVLISKKKIEKSTKEDISLILSSIYKWKDAWKKSDLDKYISFYSKDFKKSNGYDLDRFKEYKKRVFNKKEDTQIEFSNINVIPYPNSLNKKIYRILMDEKYRTKNYKFDGEKELFVEIIDNRIEILAEG; this is encoded by the coding sequence ATGCGAATTTTAGGAACTTTCCTACTTATTACTACATTTTTATTTGCAGATTTAATTGATGTATATAGAACACAAGGAATTGAAGCTGTAAAGGAGAAGTTAGAAAGCCAGTTAAGAACACAAACTTATTGGGAAAAATATTTAGAAAATAAAGATATACAATATGGTTATTATGAGTCTACAAAATATTTAATTGTTGTAGATAAAGATTCAAAAAAATTAAAACTTTTAAAAAAAGTTGATAATGGATTTTCTCAAATGGCAGATGATAATGTTATTATTGGAGAAAGACCAGGGGATAAAAAAAGAGAAGGGGACTTAAAAACTCCAGAAGGCGTTTATAAATTAACAAATAAATTAACAAAACTTGACCCATTTTATGGTCCATTAGCTTTAGTTACTTCATATCCTAATATGTATGACAAAATTTTGAATAAAGATGGACATGGTATTTGGATACATGGAATGCCATTAAATGAAAATAGAGAAGATTATACTAAAGGATGTATTGCTTTAGATAATATAAATTTAGAAAAACTTGAGCAAAGTATTGATTTAGATAAATCTATTGTTTTAATTTCAAAGAAAAAGATTGAAAAAAGTACTAAAGAAGATATTAGTTTAATTTTATCATCTATTTATAAATGGAAAGATGCTTGGAAAAAATCAGATTTGGATAAATATATCTCTTTTTATTCAAAAGATTTTAAAAAAAGTAATGGATATGATTTAGATAGATTTAAAGAGTATAAAAAAAGAGTTTTTAATAAAAAAGAGGATACTCAAATAGAGTTTTCTAATATAAATGTAATACCTTATCCAAACTCACTAAACAAAAAAATATATAGAATTTTGATGGATGAAAAATATAGAACAAAAAATTATAAATTTGATGGAGAAAAAGAGCTATTTGTTGAGATAATTGACAATAGAATTGAGATATTAGCTGAAGGCTAA
- a CDS encoding M23 family metallopeptidase, protein MKIIFTLIIFLTSVFGLQVQELNWPKGDSFLTFLNKYNISNKLYFDLEKEDKELCSEIDAGTEFQLLLNDNGTLRQVLIPVSEEMQLHVYEDKKGEYKFEAIPIAYQQIDETIAIEIKRSPFQDILDATRNVDLANEVMRIYGKSINFRYIQKGDYVALKYTQKIRMGKYFGTPDVSAALVEVNGRKNFRFKNMHNDKYYDEKGKGYSRIYLFSMPVRYTRISSSFTPRRWHPVLKRYRAHLGTDLAAPRGRRIHAAADGRIVFRGRKGGYGNVIIIDHGNGYRTLYAHQNRFKGGLHVGSRVRKGQLIGYVGTTGVSTGPHLHFGVYKNGRAINPMKVLREGKELILAGKQKATFIANTKAYVKELENIIKDTNRDLPTKVARKESFSTLQKN, encoded by the coding sequence ATGAAAATCATATTTACATTAATCATATTTTTAACATCTGTTTTTGGATTACAAGTTCAAGAATTAAATTGGCCAAAAGGAGATAGTTTTTTAACATTTTTAAATAAATACAATATCTCAAATAAATTATACTTTGATTTGGAAAAAGAAGATAAAGAGCTTTGTTCTGAAATAGATGCAGGTACTGAATTTCAACTACTATTAAATGACAATGGAACATTAAGACAAGTTTTAATTCCAGTTTCAGAAGAGATGCAACTTCATGTTTATGAAGATAAAAAAGGTGAATATAAATTTGAAGCCATTCCTATTGCATATCAACAAATAGATGAAACAATCGCTATTGAAATCAAAAGGTCACCATTTCAAGATATACTTGATGCAACAAGAAATGTAGATTTAGCAAATGAAGTTATGAGAATTTATGGTAAAAGTATCAACTTTAGATATATTCAAAAAGGTGATTATGTAGCATTAAAATATACTCAAAAAATAAGAATGGGTAAATATTTTGGTACTCCAGATGTTAGTGCAGCTTTAGTTGAAGTGAATGGAAGAAAAAACTTCAGATTTAAAAATATGCACAATGACAAATATTATGATGAAAAAGGTAAAGGATATTCAAGAATTTATCTATTTAGTATGCCAGTAAGATATACAAGAATTTCAAGTTCTTTTACACCAAGAAGATGGCATCCAGTTTTAAAAAGATATAGAGCTCACTTGGGTACAGACTTAGCAGCACCAAGAGGAAGAAGAATTCACGCAGCTGCTGATGGTAGAATTGTATTTAGAGGAAGAAAAGGTGGTTATGGAAATGTAATCATTATAGACCATGGAAATGGATATAGAACTCTTTATGCTCACCAAAATAGATTTAAAGGTGGTTTGCACGTAGGAAGCAGAGTAAGAAAAGGTCAACTAATTGGTTATGTTGGAACTACTGGAGTTAGTACAGGACCACATTTACATTTTGGTGTTTATAAAAATGGAAGAGCAATTAATCCTATGAAAGTATTAAGAGAAGGTAAAGAGTTAATTCTTGCAGGAAAACAAAAAGCCACATTTATTGCTAATACAAAAGCATATGTGAAAGAATTAGAAAATATAATAAAAGATACAAATAGAGATTTACCAACAAAAGTAGCTAGAAAAGAGAGTTTTTCAACATTACAAAAAAATTAA
- the mgtE gene encoding magnesium transporter, which produces MQNEDPIKDPHELLENLDNLHPSDIAYSLKKIENESVDDFFYILKNLSEEVLGQVLLELPDNLREAAYNELSAEKLTEAVDVLESDDATDIIQEIEEIDIEKAKEIYEGLEEEDKKEIDWLKRYEEDEAGAYMQTELFSAKVSETVGESINRLKHAKAEAELENIHQVFVTNDEKSLIASIPLEDLIIFDFDKTYESILNEAEEYKYKPFKVSDDTHIDEVAKNVEQYDLSVVAVVGYQDILIGRITSDDILDVIEQNATEQIYQLAGVHEDFEHEEKVINTAKKRAMWLFINLGTAILASLVIGLFDETIQAYVALAILMPIVASMGGNAGTQTLAVMVRQLALGDIELENAKDAVKKEVLISLMNGLLFAIIMGVIAWLWFDQRMLGIVIGASMIVNLFSAGFFGASIPLFLKKLDIDPAVGSTVLLTTVTDIVGFFSFLMLAKVILL; this is translated from the coding sequence ATGCAAAATGAAGATCCAATAAAAGATCCACATGAATTACTAGAAAACCTAGATAATTTACACCCCAGTGACATTGCATATTCTCTTAAAAAAATAGAAAATGAAAGTGTTGATGACTTTTTTTATATCTTAAAAAACTTAAGTGAAGAAGTTCTTGGTCAAGTACTACTTGAACTTCCTGACAACTTAAGAGAAGCAGCATATAACGAACTTTCAGCAGAAAAATTAACAGAAGCAGTTGATGTACTAGAATCAGATGATGCTACTGATATTATTCAAGAAATTGAAGAAATTGATATCGAAAAAGCAAAAGAGATTTATGAAGGTTTAGAAGAAGAAGATAAAAAAGAGATTGACTGGCTTAAAAGATATGAAGAGGATGAAGCTGGTGCTTATATGCAAACAGAGTTATTCTCTGCAAAAGTAAGTGAAACAGTTGGTGAATCAATCAATAGATTAAAACATGCAAAAGCTGAAGCTGAATTAGAAAATATTCATCAAGTTTTTGTAACAAATGATGAAAAATCATTGATAGCTTCAATTCCTTTAGAAGATTTAATTATTTTTGATTTTGATAAAACGTATGAATCAATTCTAAATGAAGCAGAAGAGTATAAATATAAACCTTTTAAAGTTAGTGATGATACTCACATTGATGAAGTTGCAAAAAATGTTGAACAATATGACTTAAGTGTTGTTGCTGTTGTAGGATATCAAGATATATTAATTGGTAGGATTACAAGTGATGATATTTTAGACGTAATCGAACAAAATGCAACAGAACAAATCTACCAATTAGCCGGTGTACATGAAGATTTTGAGCATGAAGAAAAAGTAATTAATACAGCTAAAAAAAGAGCAATGTGGCTTTTTATAAATCTTGGTACGGCAATTTTAGCTTCACTTGTTATTGGTTTATTTGATGAAACAATTCAAGCTTATGTTGCTCTTGCAATTTTAATGCCAATTGTTGCTTCAATGGGAGGAAATGCAGGAACTCAAACATTAGCCGTTATGGTAAGACAGTTAGCTTTAGGTGATATTGAGTTAGAAAATGCAAAAGATGCAGTTAAAAAAGAGGTATTAATATCATTGATGAATGGTCTACTTTTTGCCATTATAATGGGTGTAATTGCATGGCTTTGGTTTGACCAACGTATGTTAGGTATAGTAATTGGAGCTTCAATGATTGTAAATTTATTTAGTGCTGGTTTTTTTGGAGCATCAATTCCTCTATTTCTAAAAAAATTAGATATCGACCCAGCAGTAGGAAGTACAGTACTTCTTACAACAGTTACAGATATAGTTGGTTTCTTTAGCTTCTTAATGCTTGCTAAAGTAATACTTTTATAG
- a CDS encoding MerR family transcriptional regulator produces the protein MALLDNEKCVLPLSSIAELLSTKSRTLKMYEDKGLFPQKENQTKKLYSINDIRFIAFVHYLASVKKINANGIKYILEILHTNMDENNRNDFLDRVEGKLEKISTKDVHDIDNF, from the coding sequence ATGGCATTATTAGATAATGAGAAGTGTGTTTTACCATTAAGTAGTATTGCAGAACTATTAAGTACAAAATCAAGAACACTTAAAATGTATGAAGATAAAGGCTTATTTCCACAAAAAGAGAATCAAACAAAAAAATTATATTCAATAAATGATATTAGATTTATCGCTTTTGTACACTACTTAGCAAGTGTAAAAAAAATAAATGCAAATGGAATAAAATATATTTTAGAAATCTTACACACAAATATGGATGAAAATAACAGAAATGACTTCTTAGATAGAGTTGAAGGTAAACTTGAAAAAATCTCTACTAAAGATGTACACGATATAGATAATTTTTAA
- a CDS encoding BCCT family transporter, with product MSRKYTTEYEIGQDNLQKFGLDVHNPVFIISALIVLAFVIVTLIYPSQAKETLDGAKLWSIAHFDWLFMLSSNIFVIFCITLIFLPVGKIRIGGKDAQPEFSNISWFSMLFAAGMGIGLMFWSVAEPVAYYTGWWYTPLNVAADTQKAEDLAMGATMFHWGLHPWAIYAVVGLSLAFFSYSKKLPLTMRSAFYPILGEKVWGWPGHVIDILAVFATIFGLATSLGLGAQQVASGLHFLFDTSKGINTQILIIIGITGIAIISVVRGLEGGVKVLSNLNILLALILIVFLIAVGPTIGIFKGFFQTVSDYATNFTSLANFIDRKDKIWFHDWTIFYWAWWIAWSPFVGMFIARVSKGRTVREFLIAVLLIPTLITTIWMSAFGTTAINQVINHTGELANGLTDKSLAMFQMLDSLPLSSITSVIAIFLVIVFFVTSSDSGSLVIDSITAGGKLDAPTPQRVFWALIEGGVAISLLYIGGKKALDALQAGSITTALPFTIILLVMCFSLYKGLKTELPAKAIK from the coding sequence ATGAGCAGAAAATATACGACCGAGTATGAAATAGGTCAGGACAACTTACAAAAATTTGGATTAGATGTACATAATCCCGTATTTATAATAAGTGCTTTAATTGTATTAGCATTTGTTATAGTTACTTTAATCTACCCTTCTCAAGCAAAAGAGACTTTAGATGGTGCAAAATTATGGTCAATTGCACATTTTGATTGGTTATTTATGTTATCAAGTAATATCTTTGTAATATTTTGTATAACTTTAATCTTTTTACCTGTTGGTAAAATAAGAATTGGGGGTAAAGATGCCCAACCTGAATTTTCAAATATATCATGGTTTTCAATGTTATTCGCAGCAGGAATGGGTATTGGATTAATGTTTTGGTCTGTTGCAGAACCAGTTGCTTACTATACTGGTTGGTGGTACACACCTTTAAATGTAGCAGCTGATACTCAAAAAGCTGAAGATTTAGCAATGGGTGCAACTATGTTTCACTGGGGACTTCACCCATGGGCAATTTATGCAGTTGTAGGTTTATCTTTAGCTTTTTTTTCGTATAGTAAAAAATTACCTCTTACTATGAGGTCTGCTTTTTATCCAATTTTAGGAGAAAAAGTTTGGGGATGGCCTGGTCATGTGATTGATATATTAGCAGTATTTGCAACAATTTTTGGTCTTGCTACATCACTTGGTCTTGGAGCACAACAAGTCGCATCTGGACTACACTTTTTATTTGATACAAGTAAAGGAATAAATACTCAAATCTTAATTATTATAGGGATTACTGGAATTGCGATAATCTCTGTTGTTCGAGGTTTAGAAGGTGGAGTTAAAGTATTAAGTAATTTAAATATTTTATTAGCTTTAATACTAATAGTTTTTCTTATTGCTGTTGGTCCCACAATTGGTATATTTAAAGGTTTTTTCCAAACTGTAAGTGATTATGCTACAAACTTTACAAGTTTAGCTAACTTCATTGATAGAAAAGACAAAATTTGGTTTCATGATTGGACTATATTTTATTGGGCATGGTGGATTGCTTGGTCACCATTTGTAGGAATGTTTATAGCAAGAGTTTCAAAAGGTAGAACAGTAAGAGAGTTTTTAATAGCTGTACTTCTAATACCTACATTAATTACAACAATATGGATGAGTGCTTTTGGTACAACAGCTATAAATCAAGTAATTAATCATACAGGAGAGCTAGCAAATGGATTAACAGATAAATCTTTAGCAATGTTTCAAATGCTAGATAGTCTTCCATTATCTTCTATTACTTCAGTTATTGCAATATTTTTAGTTATTGTATTTTTTGTTACATCATCTGATTCAGGTTCACTTGTTATTGATAGTATAACAGCAGGTGGAAAACTTGATGCACCAACACCTCAAAGAGTATTTTGGGCACTAATAGAAGGTGGAGTTGCTATTTCACTATTATATATTGGTGGTAAAAAAGCACTTGATGCACTTCAAGCTGGTTCTATTACAACAGCATTACCATTTACAATAATTTTATTGGTGATGTGTTTTAGTTTATATAAAGGACTTAAAACTGAATTACCAGCAAAAGCAATAAAATAA